In Pedobacter sp. WC2423, the following are encoded in one genomic region:
- a CDS encoding cbb3-type cytochrome c oxidase subunit I: MSTITLHDTHNNDHHDGHDHGHHEQSFISKYIFSQDHKMIAKQFLITGIVMAVIAMGLSILFRLQLAWPDKSFPILETFLGRWAEGGRIKPDFYLALVTIHGTIMVFFVLTAGLSGTFSNLLIPLQLGVRDMASPFMNMLSYWLFFIACIVMMSSFFIETGPASAGWTVYPPLSALPKAISGSGLGMTLWLISMVLFVASQLMGGINYVSTVLNMRTKGMDLWKMPLTIWAFLLTAILGILSFPVLVAGVVLLIFDRSFGTSFYLSDIVMGTQVLPNEGGSPILWQHLFWFLGHPEVYIVIMPALGISSEVISVNSRKPIFGYHAMVYSLIGITILSFIVWGHHMFVTGMNPLLGGVFMITTLIIAVPSAVKTFNYLATLWRGNIRFTPAMLCAIGMVSFFISGGLTGIFLGNASLDINLHDTYFVVAHFHLVMGSAAIFGMLAGVYHWYPKMFGRMLNEKLGYLHFWVTFICAYLVFFPLHFLGLDGVPRRYYAFTEFEFMQKWVTVNIFVTWAAIVAALAQIAFLFNFFYSIFKGKKATQNPWESNTLEWTTPVEHIHGNWPGEIPTVYRWPYDYSKPGSEADFIPQTVPYSQTMSSNMPHDFEGNAESERIQREWEEKQAKEKAILD, encoded by the coding sequence ATGTCAACTATAACATTACACGATACACATAACAACGATCACCATGACGGTCACGATCATGGGCATCACGAACAATCTTTCATAAGCAAATACATTTTTAGCCAGGATCACAAAATGATCGCAAAACAGTTTTTAATAACTGGTATTGTGATGGCTGTTATTGCGATGGGATTGTCTATCTTATTTCGTCTGCAACTGGCATGGCCGGATAAAAGTTTCCCTATCCTTGAAACATTTTTAGGAAGATGGGCAGAAGGAGGAAGGATCAAACCTGATTTTTATCTTGCTCTGGTAACGATACACGGTACCATCATGGTATTCTTTGTACTGACCGCAGGATTGAGCGGTACGTTTAGTAATTTACTGATTCCGCTTCAGCTCGGGGTACGGGATATGGCATCACCATTTATGAACATGCTTTCATACTGGTTATTCTTTATCGCCTGTATCGTGATGATGAGTTCATTCTTTATTGAGACTGGACCGGCAAGTGCGGGCTGGACAGTATATCCTCCATTATCTGCTCTTCCGAAAGCTATTTCAGGTTCTGGTTTAGGGATGACATTGTGGTTAATCAGTATGGTTCTTTTTGTAGCTTCTCAGTTAATGGGTGGTATCAACTATGTAAGTACTGTATTAAACATGCGTACTAAAGGTATGGATCTTTGGAAAATGCCTTTAACTATCTGGGCTTTCTTATTAACAGCTATCCTGGGTATTTTATCATTCCCTGTTTTAGTAGCGGGTGTTGTATTATTGATTTTTGACCGTAGTTTCGGTACAAGTTTTTATTTATCTGATATCGTTATGGGTACTCAGGTATTACCTAATGAAGGTGGTTCTCCAATCTTATGGCAGCATTTATTCTGGTTCCTTGGTCACCCTGAGGTATATATTGTAATTATGCCGGCTTTAGGTATCTCTTCGGAGGTAATTTCGGTAAATTCAAGAAAACCAATCTTTGGTTACCATGCGATGGTTTATTCATTAATTGGTATTACTATCCTTTCCTTCATTGTATGGGGTCACCATATGTTTGTGACGGGAATGAATCCATTATTGGGTGGTGTATTTATGATCACGACCCTGATTATCGCTGTTCCTTCAGCAGTAAAAACTTTCAACTACCTGGCTACATTATGGCGCGGTAATATCAGGTTCACCCCTGCAATGTTATGTGCTATTGGTATGGTTTCATTTTTTATCTCAGGTGGTTTAACTGGTATCTTCTTAGGTAATGCTTCTCTGGATATTAACCTTCACGATACTTACTTCGTAGTTGCTCACTTTCACCTGGTAATGGGGTCTGCTGCGATCTTTGGTATGCTTGCCGGTGTTTATCACTGGTATCCAAAAATGTTCGGAAGAATGTTAAACGAGAAATTAGGATACCTTCACTTCTGGGTTACATTTATCTGTGCTTATTTAGTATTCTTCCCATTACACTTCTTAGGTTTAGATGGTGTACCACGTCGTTACTATGCTTTCACTGAATTTGAATTCATGCAGAAATGGGTTACTGTAAATATCTTTGTTACCTGGGCAGCTATCGTTGCAGCATTAGCACAGATTGCATTCCTGTTCAACTTCTTCTACTCAATTTTCAAAGGTAAAAAAGCAACACAGAATCCTTGGGAATCTAATACTTTAGAATGGACTACACCTGTTGAGCATATCCATGGTAACTGGCCAGGAGAAATCCCTACAGTATACCGTTGGCCATATGATTACAGTAAGCCAGGTTCTGAAGCAGATTTCATTCCTCAAACTGTTCCTTATTCTCAAACAATGAGCTCAAACATGCCGCATGACTTTGAAGGAAATGCAGAATCTGAACGCATCCAGAGAGAGTGGGAAGAAAAACAAGCAAAAGAAAAAGCAATACTGGATTAA
- a CDS encoding DUF3341 domain-containing protein, translated as MSNIKYILGSFGDPDEMMHGIEKLQENNIKIHDVYTPMPIHGIEAKLGIKRSRLDILAFFCGITGTVSAFALIYLTSVVDWRHNIGGKPAFALPDFIPIMFEVTILFCAFGLVGSYYASTHLFPGRAPRVMDLRATDDRFIIAVDAQENGDHSKIDGLLKEAGAIEVKHNERKYISYE; from the coding sequence ATGAGTAATATCAAATATATTTTAGGCAGTTTTGGCGATCCGGACGAAATGATGCATGGCATCGAAAAGTTACAGGAGAACAACATTAAGATCCATGATGTTTATACGCCTATGCCTATCCACGGCATCGAAGCCAAACTAGGAATTAAAAGATCAAGATTGGATATCCTTGCATTTTTCTGCGGGATAACAGGAACGGTATCGGCATTTGCGCTGATCTATCTTACCTCGGTAGTAGACTGGAGACATAATATTGGTGGTAAACCGGCTTTCGCATTACCGGATTTTATTCCGATTATGTTTGAGGTAACTATTTTATTCTGTGCATTCGGATTAGTAGGATCTTATTATGCATCTACTCACCTTTTCCCGGGAAGAGCACCTAGAGTAATGGATTTAAGAGCCACAGATGATAGATTTATTATAGCTGTTGATGCTCAGGAAAATGGAGATCACAGTAAAATTGACGGATTATTAAAAGAAGCTGGTGCTATAGAAGTTAAGCACAATGAAAGGAAGTATATTAGCTATGAATAA
- a CDS encoding TAT-variant-translocated molybdopterin oxidoreductase, with protein MESNKKYWKGLEEFNKTSDFVENNRNEFAEPLPIEDVLNEAGLSTVTPRRDFLKALGFGLGAVTLAACQPAPIHKSIPYLIKPEEVIPGIPNYYVSSYNGQSILVKTREGRPIKIEPNPNAGEFNCGTDAQAQASVLDLYDVSKLKAPVLKNDETTWAKVDAFVAAELAKAKASGKKIRIVSSSVNSPSTKAVVADFIAAYPATKHVQYDAVSYTGIIKANENSFGKAVIPKYNFDKADLIVSFAADFLGTWISGEEFTSQYVANRNHKSLAKGKMSRHFQFEAGMSLTGTNADTRIPVKLSEQGPALITLYNAITGGNLAGGSLPKNGTAEKAIKLIAKELVQQKGKALVVCGSNDVSTQILVNAINSAIGSYGTTIDLDNPNKRYAGNDAEFAEFLNEMNRGEVAAVFFLDNNPAYDVVNTKSFIDGLKQVPLKVSFSDRKDETSTLCDVIATNQNYLEAWGDANSYEGYYSIVQPTINPVFNSRQAEESLLIWSNAPVKEYYQYVRNNWEKNILPAFGKSWNDVLETGVFASAPKTAGTYSFSLSLAAVAPSVVKSSAALAKDIELQVYESVAMRDGKHANNAFLQELPDPVSKVTWDNYIALAPKFAESLGIKEFDVVDVKGSNGYTITLPVLVQPGQAQGTASIALGYGRTKVGKAGDNVGQNAYPFVTFSNGTLQYANTITITKTGATNELAQTQTHHSFEGRNIIREATFKEYVKNPSAGTGKHDSEHKTYDLWDKYEKPGNNWVMAIDLNACTGCGSCIVACNVENNIPVVGRDEVRRRREMHWIRIDRYYSFEEGDKSVSEEKEIAHMENLDRVSVVHQPMLCQHCDHAPCETVCPVLATTHSSDGLNHMAYNRCVGTRYCANNCPYKVRRFNWFNYWNDSRFDNYLNNEFTQLVLNPDVTTRSRGVMEKCSMCIQRIQAGKLSAKIAKRPLKDGDIKMACQEACSANAIIFGDGNDPESEVSKALRSERIYYVLEEVNTQPGIGYMTKIRNTDSLPTVQA; from the coding sequence ATGGAAAGCAATAAAAAATACTGGAAAGGCTTAGAGGAATTTAACAAGACCTCCGATTTTGTTGAAAACAACAGAAACGAATTTGCGGAGCCGCTTCCAATAGAAGATGTTTTAAATGAAGCAGGATTAAGTACAGTAACTCCTCGCCGTGACTTTTTAAAAGCCTTAGGCTTTGGTCTTGGTGCGGTAACACTTGCCGCTTGTCAGCCTGCTCCGATTCACAAATCAATACCTTACCTGATTAAACCTGAAGAAGTAATCCCGGGTATCCCGAATTACTATGTGTCAAGTTATAATGGTCAGAGCATCCTGGTGAAAACCAGAGAGGGCAGACCGATCAAGATTGAGCCAAACCCAAATGCGGGTGAGTTCAATTGCGGGACTGATGCACAGGCTCAGGCTTCTGTATTAGATCTGTACGATGTTTCGAAACTTAAAGCACCTGTATTAAAGAATGATGAGACTACCTGGGCAAAGGTTGATGCATTTGTAGCTGCAGAGCTGGCAAAAGCAAAAGCTTCGGGCAAAAAAATCCGCATCGTTTCTTCATCTGTAAACAGTCCTTCTACTAAAGCAGTAGTTGCAGACTTTATAGCTGCTTATCCTGCAACTAAACATGTACAGTACGATGCCGTATCTTATACTGGTATCATCAAAGCGAATGAGAATAGCTTTGGTAAAGCTGTAATTCCTAAATATAACTTCGACAAAGCTGACTTAATCGTGAGTTTTGCTGCTGACTTTTTAGGAACATGGATCAGCGGAGAAGAATTTACTTCTCAGTATGTGGCTAACAGAAACCACAAATCATTGGCAAAAGGTAAAATGTCACGTCACTTCCAGTTCGAAGCTGGGATGAGTTTGACAGGTACCAATGCTGATACACGTATACCGGTTAAATTATCAGAGCAGGGTCCTGCACTGATTACCTTATATAATGCAATCACTGGTGGCAATTTAGCCGGTGGCTCTTTACCTAAAAATGGTACTGCTGAAAAAGCAATTAAACTGATTGCTAAAGAATTAGTTCAGCAAAAAGGAAAAGCATTGGTGGTATGTGGTTCTAACGATGTTTCAACTCAAATCCTGGTTAACGCGATCAACTCTGCTATCGGCAGTTATGGTACGACTATCGATTTGGATAATCCAAACAAACGTTATGCTGGTAATGACGCTGAATTCGCAGAATTCTTAAATGAGATGAACAGAGGCGAAGTTGCTGCTGTATTCTTCTTAGATAACAATCCTGCTTATGATGTAGTGAATACTAAATCATTCATTGATGGATTAAAGCAAGTTCCATTGAAAGTTTCTTTCTCAGACCGTAAGGATGAGACTTCTACTTTATGTGATGTGATTGCAACCAATCAGAATTATTTAGAAGCATGGGGTGATGCAAATAGCTACGAAGGATATTATTCTATCGTTCAGCCAACAATCAACCCGGTATTCAATTCACGTCAGGCTGAAGAAAGTTTACTGATCTGGTCTAATGCACCTGTTAAAGAATACTACCAGTATGTACGTAATAACTGGGAGAAAAATATACTTCCGGCTTTTGGTAAATCATGGAATGATGTATTAGAGACTGGAGTATTTGCTTCAGCACCTAAAACAGCAGGAACTTATAGTTTCAGCCTTTCTCTTGCAGCTGTTGCGCCTTCGGTAGTGAAAAGCAGTGCTGCTTTAGCTAAGGATATTGAGCTTCAGGTTTATGAAAGTGTAGCGATGCGCGATGGTAAACATGCCAACAACGCATTTTTACAGGAATTACCTGACCCGGTTTCTAAAGTAACCTGGGATAACTACATTGCTCTTGCGCCTAAGTTCGCTGAGTCATTGGGAATCAAAGAATTTGATGTTGTTGACGTAAAAGGAAGCAATGGATATACAATCACTTTACCAGTTCTGGTTCAGCCAGGACAAGCACAGGGTACTGCTTCTATAGCTTTGGGTTATGGACGTACTAAGGTGGGTAAAGCTGGTGATAACGTAGGTCAGAATGCTTATCCATTTGTAACTTTCAGCAATGGAACGTTACAGTATGCAAATACGATCACGATCACTAAAACAGGTGCAACCAACGAGCTTGCGCAAACGCAGACTCACCACTCTTTTGAAGGAAGAAACATTATCCGTGAAGCTACTTTCAAGGAATATGTGAAAAACCCTTCTGCGGGTACTGGTAAGCATGACAGTGAACATAAAACTTACGATTTATGGGATAAATACGAAAAACCAGGTAATAACTGGGTAATGGCAATCGATCTGAATGCTTGTACTGGTTGTGGTTCTTGTATTGTTGCTTGTAATGTAGAAAATAACATCCCTGTTGTTGGACGCGATGAGGTTCGCAGACGCAGAGAGATGCACTGGATCCGTATTGATCGTTACTATAGCTTTGAAGAAGGCGATAAAAGCGTTTCTGAGGAAAAAGAAATTGCACACATGGAAAATCTTGACCGTGTATCAGTTGTTCATCAGCCGATGCTATGTCAGCACTGTGATCACGCTCCTTGTGAAACTGTTTGTCCTGTATTGGCAACGACCCACTCTTCGGATGGTCTGAACCACATGGCTTATAACCGTTGTGTAGGTACACGTTACTGTGCAAATAACTGCCCGTATAAAGTACGTCGTTTCAACTGGTTTAACTACTGGAATGATTCACGTTTTGATAACTACCTGAACAATGAGTTCACTCAACTGGTTCTTAACCCGGATGTGACTACCCGTTCAAGAGGGGTTATGGAAAAATGCTCAATGTGTATCCAACGTATTCAGGCTGGTAAGTTATCAGCTAAGATTGCGAAACGCCCGTTGAAAGATGGAGATATCAAAATGGCATGTCAGGAAGCTTGTTCAGCAAATGCAATTATATTTGGTGATGGAAACGATCCGGAATCAGAAGTATCGAAAGCATTACGCAGTGAGCGTATTTACTATGTACTGGAAGAGGTAAATACTCAGCCAGGAATAGGTTACATGACAAAAATTAGAAACACAGATTCATTACCAACAGTACAAGCGTAA
- a CDS encoding quinol:cytochrome C oxidoreductase, with protein sequence MGTHNYNFNEQFEFTGKAKTLSIAAIVIGIASIAYGFSDHGLHERTFANLLLMAYYFACVCMSGAFFLAVQFVAQAGWSASILRVPQAMAKTLPIAVVILIAVIGLGLYTHNLYHHWNAPGLTDPSSENYDKLIDGKSAFLNVPFFLGRQVVFLSIYSFFALLLSKLSTNEDLEGGLNSYTKSFKYSCIFLVIYGFTTPIFAFDTVMSLEAHWFSTMFGWYNFAAMWVSSLATIAVIIILLRKAGYMQWVNNSHLHNLGQFIFGFSIFWTYVWFAQFMLIYYANMPEETVYFYKRFEFYKFWFFLNLVMNFLAPVLLLMDRDNKRQENIMLGVCIIVLCGHWVDYYQMIMPGTVESHNGFGIIEIGTAIGFVGLFTFTVLSSLSKKPLIAKNHPFLQESLNHHL encoded by the coding sequence ATGGGAACTCACAATTATAATTTCAATGAGCAGTTTGAGTTTACAGGAAAAGCTAAAACTTTAAGCATAGCGGCGATCGTTATTGGTATCGCAAGTATAGCTTATGGTTTTTCTGATCATGGACTTCATGAGCGGACTTTTGCCAACCTGTTACTTATGGCCTATTACTTCGCCTGTGTATGTATGTCGGGTGCATTCTTTTTAGCTGTTCAGTTTGTAGCGCAGGCAGGATGGTCTGCATCAATCTTACGTGTGCCTCAGGCTATGGCAAAAACATTGCCTATCGCAGTAGTAATCCTGATCGCTGTTATTGGTCTTGGACTATACACACATAATCTTTATCATCACTGGAATGCACCGGGCTTAACTGATCCGTCTTCTGAAAACTATGATAAATTAATCGACGGAAAATCAGCTTTTTTAAATGTACCTTTCTTTTTGGGACGTCAGGTTGTATTTTTAAGTATCTATTCTTTTTTCGCTCTTTTACTTTCTAAGTTATCTACTAACGAAGATTTGGAAGGCGGATTAAATTCATACACGAAAAGTTTTAAATACTCTTGTATATTTTTAGTTATCTACGGCTTTACTACGCCAATCTTTGCATTTGATACGGTGATGTCTTTAGAGGCACACTGGTTCTCAACTATGTTTGGATGGTACAACTTCGCAGCAATGTGGGTGAGCAGTTTAGCTACTATAGCTGTGATTATCATTCTGTTGAGAAAAGCAGGTTATATGCAGTGGGTTAACAATAGTCACCTGCATAACTTAGGTCAATTCATCTTCGGGTTCTCAATTTTCTGGACTTATGTATGGTTTGCGCAATTTATGTTGATCTATTATGCCAACATGCCGGAAGAAACTGTGTATTTTTACAAACGATTTGAGTTTTACAAGTTCTGGTTCTTTTTAAATTTAGTGATGAACTTCCTTGCTCCGGTTCTGTTATTGATGGACCGTGACAATAAAAGACAGGAAAATATCATGCTTGGTGTTTGTATAATTGTATTATGCGGTCACTGGGTAGATTATTATCAAATGATTATGCCTGGAACTGTAGAATCACATAATGGTTTTGGTATTATTGAAATAGGTACAGCAATCGGTTTTGTAGGCTTGTTTACCTTTACAGTATTATCTTCATTAAGTAAGAAACCTTTAATTGCAAAGAATCACCCTTTCTTACAAGAAAGTCTGAATCACCATTTGTAG
- a CDS encoding cytochrome c, with protein MNKNKIVAASFVVLALAVTTLSSCRNKNNPGLEYARNMYDHIAYDPDQPNKNFANGQTAQTPPANTSPVGFVKYEYANTKEGYEAAGLNLHNPLAKTPQNLLSGKHYFTVFCGPCHGEKGDGKGHLVQIEKFTGVPAYHGDAASSRGGLMKDLSEGKIYHTIMYGLNNMGSHASQLTPDQRWKVVMYVQQLQKIQ; from the coding sequence ATGAATAAGAATAAAATAGTTGCAGCCTCATTTGTTGTTCTTGCCCTGGCTGTTACAACACTTTCGTCTTGCAGGAATAAGAATAATCCAGGTCTGGAATATGCGAGGAATATGTATGATCATATTGCTTATGATCCTGACCAGCCGAACAAAAACTTTGCGAACGGACAAACTGCACAAACACCTCCTGCAAATACAAGTCCTGTAGGTTTTGTAAAGTATGAGTATGCAAATACCAAAGAAGGTTACGAAGCGGCAGGTTTAAACTTACATAACCCTTTAGCTAAGACACCACAGAACTTACTGTCAGGTAAACATTACTTTACTGTATTCTGCGGACCTTGTCACGGTGAAAAAGGAGATGGTAAAGGACACCTTGTTCAAATTGAGAAATTTACAGGTGTGCCAGCTTATCATGGTGATGCAGCGTCATCACGTGGTGGCCTGATGAAAGATTTATCGGAAGGTAAAATCTATCACACTATCATGTACGGGTTAAATAACATGGGGTCACATGCCTCTCAGCTTACTCCAGATCAAAGATGGAAAGTTGTGATGTATGTTCAACAATTACAAAAAATACAATAG
- the nrfD gene encoding NrfD/PsrC family molybdoenzyme membrane anchor subunit, with the protein MSGHNESILREPLITGNDITYAKITDDILMPVENKPNRAWWIGFIVSLMGATLWLVAVSYTFWNGIGSWGLNKTVGWAWDITGFVWWVGIGHAGTLISAVLLLFRQNWRNSINRSAEAMTIFAVICAATYVVSHMGRPWLAYWVLPLPNQFGSLWVNFNSPLVWDMFAISTYFSVSLLFWYTGLLPDIATIRDRATGMRRRIYSIFSFGWSGNVKTWQRFETVSLILAGISTPLVLSVHTIVSMDFATSVIPGWHTTIFPPYFVAGAIFSGFAMVLTLLLVARKVLGLENYITMFHIESMNKIIILTGSIVGVAYITEFFIAWYSGSEYEAYAFINRSTGPYWWAYWMMMTCNVISPQLLWFKKIRLSIPATWILSIVVNIGMWFERFVIIVTSLHRDYLPSSWAMFYPTWVDVSVFVGSIGVFFTLFLLFLRVLPSIAIAEVKLLLKTSSEQAKLAQIKEGHLDKTYVKEYVESLEKFDSVKQEEYAKI; encoded by the coding sequence ATGTCAGGACATAACGAATCAATATTAAGAGAACCACTAATCACCGGCAATGATATCACGTATGCAAAAATTACGGATGATATCTTAATGCCAGTTGAGAATAAGCCCAACAGGGCCTGGTGGATAGGTTTTATAGTTTCCCTTATGGGAGCAACCTTATGGTTAGTTGCAGTAAGTTATACTTTCTGGAACGGTATCGGATCATGGGGTCTGAACAAAACTGTAGGATGGGCATGGGATATCACCGGTTTCGTATGGTGGGTAGGTATTGGTCACGCAGGAACACTGATTTCAGCGGTATTATTACTCTTCCGTCAAAACTGGCGTAACTCCATTAACAGGTCGGCAGAGGCGATGACAATTTTCGCCGTTATCTGTGCCGCAACGTATGTTGTATCCCACATGGGAAGACCATGGTTAGCTTACTGGGTATTACCTTTACCGAATCAGTTCGGTTCACTTTGGGTAAACTTTAACTCACCACTGGTTTGGGATATGTTTGCGATCTCCACTTACTTCTCTGTATCCTTATTATTCTGGTATACAGGTTTATTACCAGATATCGCTACTATCCGTGACCGTGCAACAGGTATGCGCCGCAGAATTTATTCTATCTTTTCTTTCGGATGGAGTGGTAACGTTAAAACATGGCAGCGTTTTGAGACTGTGTCTCTGATCCTTGCCGGTATCTCTACACCACTGGTACTTTCGGTACACACGATTGTATCAATGGATTTTGCTACCTCGGTTATTCCGGGATGGCACACGACAATTTTCCCTCCATACTTTGTGGCTGGTGCGATCTTCTCTGGTTTCGCCATGGTGTTAACCTTATTACTGGTTGCCCGTAAAGTATTGGGTCTTGAAAACTACATCACCATGTTCCACATTGAATCGATGAACAAAATCATCATTCTTACAGGATCTATTGTAGGTGTGGCTTACATCACTGAGTTTTTTATCGCCTGGTATTCAGGTTCAGAATATGAAGCATATGCATTCATCAACCGTTCAACTGGTCCATACTGGTGGGCATACTGGATGATGATGACTTGTAACGTAATTTCTCCACAGTTACTGTGGTTCAAGAAAATCCGTTTGAGCATCCCTGCAACATGGATCTTATCTATCGTGGTAAACATCGGTATGTGGTTTGAGCGTTTCGTAATTATCGTTACTTCATTACACCGTGATTACCTTCCATCAAGTTGGGCGATGTTCTATCCTACATGGGTAGATGTAAGTGTCTTTGTAGGTTCAATCGGAGTATTCTTTACTTTATTCCTGTTGTTCTTAAGAGTTCTGCCTTCAATTGCAATTGCTGAGGTAAAACTATTACTTAAAACATCAAGTGAGCAAGCTAAACTTGCACAGATTAAAGAAGGTCATTTGGACAAGACTTACGTGAAAGAATACGTGGAGTCTTTAGAGAAATTTGATAGTGTTAAACAAGAAGAATACGCAAAAATATAA
- a CDS encoding cytochrome c oxidase subunit II, producing the protein MSLRKYISNKTIAALAVILTVFANTSAFAQEAAAGAAATAAKKPIDMFPIYKSAAFYTLLFLLLCLFIAIVGKAMRVYELTREAQDKPAGINWNTVNGVLFVIFLIVGLYGVYFEYTVHGNMILPDAASEHGKKIDQMFNITLILTTIVFIGTHLVLFLFSYFYKNTGKRKAYYYPHNNALERIWTIVPALVLTVLVLMGFLTWRSIFYKIEDPNNKPLSIEITSQQFAWTIRYPGADKIVGKKNYKLITGTNSLGMDFNDKDNLDDQMAEEMVIPVNKPVRLILTSKDVLHSFYMPHFRIQLNTVPGMTSYFEFTPTITTADMQTKVNDPAFKFLFYCSKICGSGHYNMQKVVRVVSQAEYDAWIVKQPKFINNDLRKQFNLPIVPEPAAAPTAAAPADSTAKAATTSAPAVAMNKPALKK; encoded by the coding sequence ATGAGTTTAAGAAAATATATAAGCAATAAGACAATAGCGGCCCTGGCAGTAATTCTTACTGTGTTTGCAAATACGAGCGCATTTGCACAAGAAGCTGCCGCCGGTGCTGCCGCTACGGCTGCGAAAAAACCTATTGATATGTTCCCGATCTATAAGTCGGCAGCATTTTATACCCTGTTATTTTTACTGCTTTGCTTATTTATAGCAATAGTTGGTAAAGCAATGCGGGTATATGAATTGACACGTGAAGCTCAGGATAAACCTGCCGGCATCAACTGGAATACAGTAAATGGTGTTCTTTTCGTGATTTTCTTAATCGTCGGATTGTATGGTGTTTACTTTGAATATACAGTTCATGGTAACATGATCCTTCCTGATGCTGCTTCAGAACACGGTAAGAAGATTGACCAGATGTTTAATATCACACTGATCCTGACAACTATCGTATTTATCGGAACACACCTTGTATTATTCCTTTTCTCTTATTTCTATAAGAATACTGGTAAAAGAAAAGCTTATTACTATCCACACAATAATGCATTAGAGCGTATCTGGACAATTGTTCCGGCATTAGTGCTTACTGTATTGGTATTAATGGGATTCCTTACCTGGAGATCTATTTTCTATAAAATTGAAGACCCTAATAACAAGCCATTGAGCATTGAGATTACTTCTCAGCAGTTTGCATGGACTATCCGTTATCCGGGCGCTGATAAAATTGTAGGTAAGAAAAACTATAAACTGATTACCGGAACAAACAGTTTGGGTATGGACTTTAATGATAAGGACAATCTTGATGATCAGATGGCTGAGGAAATGGTTATTCCTGTCAACAAACCAGTAAGATTAATTCTGACCAGTAAAGATGTATTACACAGTTTTTACATGCCGCATTTCAGGATTCAGTTAAACACTGTTCCGGGTATGACTTCTTATTTCGAATTCACACCAACGATTACTACTGCTGATATGCAGACTAAAGTAAATGATCCAGCATTTAAATTCTTGTTCTATTGCTCGAAAATCTGTGGATCTGGTCACTATAATATGCAAAAGGTTGTTAGAGTTGTTTCTCAGGCTGAATATGATGCCTGGATAGTTAAACAACCTAAGTTTATCAATAACGATTTGAGAAAGCAATTTAACTTACCAATCGTACCAGAACCAGCAGCTGCACCAACGGCGGCGGCACCAGCTGATAGTACAGCTAAAGCTGCGACCACCAGTGCTCCTGCTGTAGCAATGAATAAACCGGCTTTAAAAAAATAA